TGCCTGCGCTGCACAAGCTCGATTTAAATGCTACCAGGTCTCTGATCCTTGGCTTGGGCCTCCTGATGGTGGCGATGATTCTCGGTGTGGTTTGGGGAAAGCTGACTACAGGATGGCGATTTTTCCTTGATCCGAAAGTGTGGGGTACTGGAGTCGTGGCAGTCATGTACGCTGTGCTTCTCACCCTGCGCCTCAGACTCGGTTGGGGTCAATCGAGGCTGGTGTGGTACAGTATTGTATGTTTTATAGGACTTCTTATCAACTTTGTTGTCATCAGTGATTTTTCGATTTACCACCGAGCGCTGTAAGTCACAGGCGCGTAGTCTGCCCGTGTGCGGTCCTGCCCACAGAGTCCGCAGTGAGAGAAGGGATGATACATCTTGTCAACAATCCGAGTTGCTTCGAGAACCAGTGCCCTAGCGATGACGCAGACGAAGTTTGTGATTGCGAAATTGCGGGAACTCTCACCGACAACGGATTTCGAAATCGTGCCTGTACTGACCAAAGGGGACCAGATTCTTGACGTCACACTGTCTAAAGTCGGAGGAAAAGGTCTATTTGTCAGTGAAATAGAGACCGCACTAGTGAACGGACAAGCCGATTTTGCCGTGCACAGTTTGAAAGACGTACCTGCTCAACTGGCGGATGGATTGTCCCTAACAGCGTTTCCACCGAGAGCTGATGCCAGAGATGCACTTATCACGCAAAACGGCAAGGGTCTTCATGAGCTGCCCTTTGGTGCAAAGGTCGGTACGTCAAGTCTGCGACGAATTGCACAACTTCGCAAGGCCCGGCCAGACCTTGATATTCAGTCCATTCGTGGCAACATTGATACCAGACTGCGCAAGCTGCAAGAAGGCCAGTTTGACGCCATTGTTTTAGCGGCAGCAGGGTTGGAGCGTATGGGTTGGGAACATCAAATCAATGAGTATCTTGACCCGCTGACGTGTCTTCCTGCAGTTGGTCAAGGCATTTTAGGAATCGAAAGCAGACAAGACGACACCGCCATTGTGGAGTTGTTATCTGGTTTGAATGACCCAGACACTGCCCTCGCGGCAATCGCAGAACGAACCTTGCTATTTTCGCTGAACGGAAGTTGCCAGGTCCCCATCGCCGGTTACGCTTTGGTGGCGGAGGACCGAAGCACCGTTTGGCTGCGCGGGATGGTGGCCGACCCAGATGGAAGCAAGGTCCTTTTCACCGAACATCGAGGAACTGACCCGCAGGCGGTGGGTCTCAGTGTCGCAATGCGTCTGCGAAATCTGGGTGCTGACGAACTGCTGGCGCAGCTGTCCATGTAGGTGCTTGGCCCACAAACTTGAGGCACAAATGTC
The Alicyclobacillus curvatus genome window above contains:
- the hemC gene encoding hydroxymethylbilane synthase, translated to MSTIRVASRTSALAMTQTKFVIAKLRELSPTTDFEIVPVLTKGDQILDVTLSKVGGKGLFVSEIETALVNGQADFAVHSLKDVPAQLADGLSLTAFPPRADARDALITQNGKGLHELPFGAKVGTSSLRRIAQLRKARPDLDIQSIRGNIDTRLRKLQEGQFDAIVLAAAGLERMGWEHQINEYLDPLTCLPAVGQGILGIESRQDDTAIVELLSGLNDPDTALAAIAERTLLFSLNGSCQVPIAGYALVAEDRSTVWLRGMVADPDGSKVLFTEHRGTDPQAVGLSVAMRLRNLGADELLAQLSM